From the genome of Nomia melanderi isolate GNS246 chromosome 14, iyNomMela1, whole genome shotgun sequence, one region includes:
- the LOC116433828 gene encoding G-protein coupled receptor dmsr-1 isoform X2 produces the protein MDLNVSSNHYVCDLQSFHSRYFQLHGWISLFVCIFGSIANILNILVLTRREMRSPTNIILTGLALADLLVMIDYIPYAFHLYLYRRSRKDKFSYGWAIFVLFHSNFAQVCHTISICLTLILAVWRYVAVAKKNREWCSYRRTIFAILITYALCPVLCVPLYITTEVREKVEVLDSNDSPVVETVNTTLYFVQFTETAENHDVLKALNFWIYSIVIKLFPCVVLTVVILKLLQVLLEAKRRRRKLTNMHEDNFDRKKSSRRADKERQTDRTKMMLLAVLLLFLLTELPQGILGLCSVLLGPGFFRTCYLMLGDVIDMLTLVNSAINFILYCTMSRQFRKTFNELFCKNWRITRNTGKQILIENNGHTGTNHTVTQVTQV, from the exons ATGGATTTGAATGTCTCGTCGAACCACTACGTTTGTGATCTGCAATCTTTTCATTCTCGTTACTTTCAATTACACGGATGGATCTCCCTCTTCGTTTGCATCTTCGGTTCGATCGCGAATATCCTCAATATCCTTGTGCTGACTCGTCGGGAAATGCGATCGCCgacgaatattatattaactgGATTGGCGCTGGCGGATCTGCTGGTAATGATCGATTATATCCCTTACGCGTTCCACCTTTACCTCTATCGTCGATCAAGGAAGGACAAGTTCAGCTACGGATGGGCAATCTTCGTGCTGTTTCATTCGAACTTTGCACAG GTTTGTCACACCATTTCGATTTGTTTAACTTTAATACTGGCGGTGTGGAGGTACGTAGCGGTGGCAAAGAAAAACAGGGAATGGTGCAGCTACAGGAGGACTATTTTTGCGATTTTGATTACGTACGCTTTATGCCCTGTGCTTTGTGTACCTTTATACATTACAACAGAAGTGAGAGAAAAAGTGGAGGTTCTGGATTCCAACG ATTCACCTGTAGTAGAAACGGTGAACACAACCCTCTACTTCGTCCAATTTACGGAAACAGCAGAGAATCACGATGTACTGAAAGCATTGAATTTCTGGATTTACAGCATCGTCATCAAACTTTTCCCCTGTGTCGTTCTAACTGTCGTCATTTTGAAACTTTTGCAAGTTCTGCTCGAAGCGAAGCGAAGGAGGCGAAAGTTAACGAATATGCACGAGGACAATTTCGATCGGAAAAAGAGTTCCAGAAGAGCGGATAAGGAGAGACAGACCGATAGAACTAAGATGATGCTGCTTGCAGTTTTGCTCCTGTTCTTACTGACGGAATTACCACAGGGAATCCTCGGACTTTGTAGCGTGCTGCTGGGACCAGGCTTTTTTCGGACTTGTTACCTGATGTTAG gTGACGTTATTGATATGCTGACCCTTGTCAATTCTGCCATAAACTTTATCCTTTACTGCACAATGAGTAGACAATTTAGAAAAACGTTCAACGAACTTTTTTGTAAAAACTGGAGGATCACCAGGAACACCGGAAAACAAATTCTCATAGAAAATAATGGGCATACGGGTACTAATCACACGGTAACACAAGTAACACAAGTGTAG
- the LOC116433828 gene encoding G-protein coupled receptor dmsr-1 isoform X1 produces the protein MDLNVSSNHYVCDLQSFHSRYFQLHGWISLFVCIFGSIANILNILVLTRREMRSPTNIILTGLALADLLVMIDYIPYAFHLYLYRRSRKDKFSYGWAIFVLFHSNFAQVCHTISICLTLILAVWRYVAVAKKNREWCSYRRTIFAILITYALCPVLCVPLYITTEVREKVEVLDSNGMSVSQSKSLINSPVVETVNTTLYFVQFTETAENHDVLKALNFWIYSIVIKLFPCVVLTVVILKLLQVLLEAKRRRRKLTNMHEDNFDRKKSSRRADKERQTDRTKMMLLAVLLLFLLTELPQGILGLCSVLLGPGFFRTCYLMLGDVIDMLTLVNSAINFILYCTMSRQFRKTFNELFCKNWRITRNTGKQILIENNGHTGTNHTVTQVTQV, from the exons ATGGATTTGAATGTCTCGTCGAACCACTACGTTTGTGATCTGCAATCTTTTCATTCTCGTTACTTTCAATTACACGGATGGATCTCCCTCTTCGTTTGCATCTTCGGTTCGATCGCGAATATCCTCAATATCCTTGTGCTGACTCGTCGGGAAATGCGATCGCCgacgaatattatattaactgGATTGGCGCTGGCGGATCTGCTGGTAATGATCGATTATATCCCTTACGCGTTCCACCTTTACCTCTATCGTCGATCAAGGAAGGACAAGTTCAGCTACGGATGGGCAATCTTCGTGCTGTTTCATTCGAACTTTGCACAG GTTTGTCACACCATTTCGATTTGTTTAACTTTAATACTGGCGGTGTGGAGGTACGTAGCGGTGGCAAAGAAAAACAGGGAATGGTGCAGCTACAGGAGGACTATTTTTGCGATTTTGATTACGTACGCTTTATGCCCTGTGCTTTGTGTACCTTTATACATTACAACAGAAGTGAGAGAAAAAGTGGAGGTTCTGGATTCCAACGGTATGAGCGTTAGCCAGAGTAAATCTCTCATCA ATTCACCTGTAGTAGAAACGGTGAACACAACCCTCTACTTCGTCCAATTTACGGAAACAGCAGAGAATCACGATGTACTGAAAGCATTGAATTTCTGGATTTACAGCATCGTCATCAAACTTTTCCCCTGTGTCGTTCTAACTGTCGTCATTTTGAAACTTTTGCAAGTTCTGCTCGAAGCGAAGCGAAGGAGGCGAAAGTTAACGAATATGCACGAGGACAATTTCGATCGGAAAAAGAGTTCCAGAAGAGCGGATAAGGAGAGACAGACCGATAGAACTAAGATGATGCTGCTTGCAGTTTTGCTCCTGTTCTTACTGACGGAATTACCACAGGGAATCCTCGGACTTTGTAGCGTGCTGCTGGGACCAGGCTTTTTTCGGACTTGTTACCTGATGTTAG gTGACGTTATTGATATGCTGACCCTTGTCAATTCTGCCATAAACTTTATCCTTTACTGCACAATGAGTAGACAATTTAGAAAAACGTTCAACGAACTTTTTTGTAAAAACTGGAGGATCACCAGGAACACCGGAAAACAAATTCTCATAGAAAATAATGGGCATACGGGTACTAATCACACGGTAACACAAGTAACACAAGTGTAG